A region from the Vicia villosa cultivar HV-30 ecotype Madison, WI linkage group LG3, Vvil1.0, whole genome shotgun sequence genome encodes:
- the LOC131662665 gene encoding FT-interacting protein 4-like: MANQNQNLIQRKQREDFSLKETTPNINAGRVISGDRLPTAFDLVEQMQFLFARVVRAKDLPETGKSDTCNPFVEVKLGSFVGTTKVFEKNSNPEWNQVFAFSKERIQEQVLQIVVKEKDVPDALIGRVAFTISDIPMRFPPNSPLAPQWYKLENLSGVKLDQGELMVSVWMGTQADESFPDAWHSDATATSDENIAYTRSKVYISPRLWYLRVTVIQAQDLLLKNKSGNNGDIFIQGVLGNLALRSRPMRIHPNPIWNEDLMFVAAEPFDDSLLLSIEQGLGNSNKHESLGSCVIHLKDVERRIDATPTASVWYNLQTPKELEGDEGIKFSTKLHFRISLDGGYHVLDEATHYSSDLRPSSKYLNKPSIGVLELGILNAVGLSPMKKDRTDAYCVAKYGPKWVRTRTIVDSFSPRWNEQYTWEVYDPCTVITIVVFDNGNLHGGGKNGDGGVDKRIGKVRIRLSTLGSDRIYTHFYPLINLHTQGARKMGEIQLAVRFSCPSLLNVLQTYTQPLLPKMHYLCPLSMFQLDSLRNQAAAITIMRFRRAEPPLSKEVVEFMLDMRANVWSMRRGRAQFYRIASLLSGLVWFIKKFEEIRSWKSSFTTIAGYIMFLFIIYKPGVILPFMFTILFFNGILNFRISGGNLQKRYDRLRGISGRVLAVMGDLATQGERVQALISWRDPRATALFLIFCVVAMILTFVISFRIIVFLSVTYVLRPPRFRFDLPAFPQNFLRRMPAKSDGML, from the exons ATGGCGAACCAGAATCAAAACCTGATCCAGCGGAAGCAACGTGAAGATTTTTCTTTGAAGGAGACAACACCTAACATCAATGCCGGAAGAGTGATAAGTGGTGACAGGCTTCCAACTGCATTTGATCTTGTTGAACAGATGCAGTTTCTTTTCGCTCGGGTAGTGAGGGCGAAAGACTTACCGGAAACCGGTAAATCGGATACCTGCAACCCTTTCGTCGAAGTGAAACTCGGAAGTTTCGTAGGAACAACAAAGGTTTTCGAGAAAAATTCAAATCCGGAGTGGAACCAGGTTTTCGCTTTTTCTAAAGAGAGGATTCAAGAACAAGTTTTGCAGATTGTTGTGAAGGAGAAGGATGTTCCTGATGCGTTGATCGGTCGTGTCGCGTTCACGATTTCGGATATTCCTATGAGGTTTCCGCCTAATAGTCCTTTGGCGCCGCAGTGGTATAAGCTAGAGAATCTCAGTGGTGTGAAGCTTGATCAAGGAGAGTTAATGGTTTCTGTTTGGATGGGAACACAAGCTGATGAGAGTTTTCCTGATGCTTGGCATTCAGATGCAACTGCTACGAGTGACGAGAACATCGCGTACACTCGCTCGAAAGTGTATATCTCTCCGAGGCTTTGGTATCTTAGAGTTACTGTGATTCAAGCACAAGATTTGTTACTCAAGAACAAAAGTGGAAACAATGGTGACATATTTATTCAAGGTGTTCTTGGGAACTTGGCGTTGAGAAGCCGGCCGATGAGGATTCATCCGAATCCTATATGGAACGAGGATTTGATGTTTGTTGCAGCCGAGCCTTTCGATGATTCCTTGCTTTTGAGCATTGAGCAAGGTCTAGGAAACTCCAACAAGCATGAAAGTTTGGGCAGTTGTGTGATTCATCTTAAGGACGTGGAGAGAAGAATCGACGCAACTCCAACGGCTAGTGTTTGGTACAATCTTCAAACGCCTAAAGAACTCGAAGGCGACGAGGGCATTAAATTTAGTACTAAACTGCATTTTCGAATCTCTTTGGATGGAGGGTATCATGTTTTGGATGAGGCAACTCACTATAGTAGCGATCTAAGGCCGTCGTCTAAGTATTTGAACAAACCAAGTATCGGTGTTTTGGAATTAGGAATCTTGAACGCGGTTGGACTATCTCCGATgaagaaggatcgaactgatgcGTATTGTGTAGCGAAGTATGGTCCAAAGTGGGTGAGAACAAGGACTATTGTCGATAGTTTTTCACCGAGATGGAATGAGCAATATACTTGGGAAGTTTATGATCCTTGCACCGTTATCACGATTGTCGTGTTTGATAATGGAAACTTACATGGAGGAGGGAAAAATGGAGACGGAGGAGTCGATAAGAGAATCGGTAAGGTAAGGATTAGGCTTTCGACACTCGGAAGTGATAGAATCTATACTCATTTTTATCCACTTATAAACTTGCATACTCAAGGAGCACGAAAAATGGGAGAAATTCAATTGGCAGTGAGATTTTCTTGTCCTTCTTTGTTGAATGTTTTGCAAACCTATACTCAACCTTTGCTCCCGAAAATGCACTACCTATGTCCGTTGTCGATGTTTCAGCTCGATAGTTTACGAAACCAGGCTGCAGCGATCACGATAATGAGGTTCAGAAGAGCCGAACCGCCTCTTAGTAAAGAGGTAGTTGAGTTCATGCTGGATATGAGAGCAAATGTGTGGAGCATGAGGAGAGGAAGAGCTCAGTTTTACAGGATCGCGAGTCTTCTCAGCGGTTTAGTCTGGTTTATCAAAAAATTCGAGGAGATTCGCAGTTGGAAGAGTTCGTTTACAACGATAGCTGGTTATATCATGTTTCTCTTTATCATTTACAAGCCAGGAGTTATTTTGCCATTCATGTTTACCATCTTATTCTTTAACGGAATTTTGAACTTCCGAATTAG CGGCGGTAATCTTCAGAAAAGGTACGACAGATTGCGTGGCATTTCGGGAAGAGTGCTCGCTGTGATGGGCGATTTGGCAACCCAAGGAGAGAGAGTGCAGGCCCTTATCAGCTGGAGGGATCCAAGAGCAACAGCATTGTTCCTGATTTTCTGCGTGGTTGCTATGATTTTGACTTTTGTCATTTCTTTTCGCATTATCGTCTTCCTTTCGGTCACTTATGTGTTAAGACCTCCAAGGTTTCGCTTCGATTTGCCAGCGTTTCCGCAAAACTTCCTCAGGAGGATGCCTGCAAAATCAGATGGCATGTTATGA
- the LOC131662664 gene encoding FT-interacting protein 1-like, whose translation MQPRISIKRRPGGNANNQVAMQSMNPQVQNLHHPGSHHEEDYNLRDTSPQLGERWPNSGRGWMSGGERSTSTYDLVEQMFYLYVRVVKAKNLSTNSLTSSCDPYVEVRLGNYKGRTKHIDKKSNPEWNQVYAFSKDQIQSSVLEVIVKDKETVGRDDHIGRVVFDLNEVPTRVPPDSPLAPQWYRLEDRRGDGKVRGDIMLAVWNGTQADEAFSDAWHSDAATVYGEGLFNIRSKVYVSPKLWYLRVNVIEAQDVISSDRNRRPEVFIKAQMGSQVLGTKVCPTSTPIWNEDLIFVAAEPFEEQLTITMEDRVHGSKDEVLGKIILPLTLFEKRLDHRPVHSRWFNLEKYGFGMMEGDRRNEVKFSSKIHMRICLEGGYHVLDESTLYASDYRPTARQLWKQPIGMLEVGILGAQKLLPMKMNNSRGSTDAYCVAKYGQKWIRTRTILDTFSPKWNEQYTWEVYDPCTVITLGVFDNCHLGGAGEKEREKSPRDSRIGKVRIRLSTLEANRIYTNSYPLLVLHQHGVKKMGELQLAIRFTTLSLANMVYIYGQPLLPKMHYLSPFTVNQVESLRYQAMNIVATRLGRAEPPLRKEVVEYMLDVDSHMWSMRRSKANFFRIMSLFSSVITTGKWFNQVCNWKNPVTSVLVHVLYFILILYPELILPTIFLYMFLIGLWNYRFRPRNPTHMDTKLSWAEGVNIDELDEEFDTFPTSKPHDVVRMRYDRLRSVAGRIQTVVGDIATQGERFHSLLSWRDTRATSLFIVFSLCSAVILYATPPRVVALAAGLYFLRHPKFRSKMPSVPSNFFKRLPAQTDSML comes from the exons ATGCAGCCAAGGATTTCAATAAAGAGAAGACCAGGAGGCAATGCTAATAATCAGGTTGCAATGCAATCAATGAACCCTCAAGTTCAAAACCTCCATCATCCTGGTAGTCATCATGAAGAGGACTACAATCTAAGGGACACGAGTCCGCAGCTCGGTGAACGATGGCCTAATAGTGGAAGAGGATGGATGAGTGGTGGCGAAAGATCGACCAGCACGTATGATCTAGTTGAGCAGATGTTTTATTTGTATGTTCGCGTTGTGAAAGCGAAGAATCTCTCCACGAATAGTCTCACCTCGAGCTGTGATCCTTATGTTGAAGTGAGGCTAGGGAACTATAAAGGAAGAACGAAGCATATCGATAAGAAATCGAATCCGGAGTGGAATCAAGTCTATGCTTTCTCCAAAGATCAAATTCAATCTTCGGTTTTGGAAGTGATTGTGAAAGATAAAGAAACAGTTGGCAGAGATGATCACATTGGAAGAGTAGTTTTCGACCTCAATGAAGTTCCAACTAGAGTTCCACCGGATAGTCCATTGGCTCCTCAATGGTATAGACTTGAAGACAGAAGAGGAGACGGAAAGGTTCGAGGGGATATCATGCTTGCGGTTTGGAATGGAACACAAGCTGATGAAGCTTTCTCAGATGCTTGGCATTCTGATGCTGCAACTGTGTATGGAGAAGGTCTTTTCAATATCAGATCAAAGGTTTACGTGTCTCCGAAACTTTGGTATCTACGGGTTAATGTGATTGAAGCGCAAGATGTCATATCGAGCGATAGAAACCGCAGGCCGGAGGTTTTTATCAAAGCTCAGATGGGAAGCCAAGTACTAGGAACTAAG GTATGTCCAACTTCTACCCCAATTTGGAATGAAGATTTGATTTTTGTGGCGGCCGAGCCATTTGAGGAGCAATTGACGATTACCATGGAGGATCGCGTGCACGGCTCAAAAGACGAGGTACTTGGAAAGATAATCTTGCCATTGACACTCTTTGAGAAGCGGCTAGACCATAGGCCAGTTCATTCTCGATGGTTCAATCTCGAGAAATACGGTTTTGGGATGATGGAAGGCGATAGAAGAAACGAGGTTAAATTTTCGAGTAAGATTCACATGAGAATTTGCCTCGAAGGTGGATACCATGTCTTAGACGAATCGACTTTGTATGCAAGTGATTATAGACCAACTGCTAGACAACTATGGAAGCAACCTATTGGTATGCTTGAAGTAGGGATCTTAGGAGCTCAAAAGCTTCTTCCAATGAAGATGAACAATAGCCGCGGGAGCACGGATGCGTATTGTGTAGCCAAGTATGGTCAGAAATGGATCAGAACTAGAACGATTCTCGATACGTTTAGTCCTAAATGGAATGAACAATACACATGGGAAGTTTATGATCCTTGCACTGTGATAACACTAGGAGTTTTCGATAATTGCCATCTAGGCGGTGCAGgcgaaaaagaaagagaaaaatctCCTAgagattcaagaattggaaaggTGAGGATTAGGCTCTCAACACTTGAAGCTAATAGGATTTACACAAACTCTTATCCACTTCTTGTTTTGCATCAACATGGTGTCAAAAAAATGGGGGAGCTTCAACTAGCAATAAGGTTCACTACTCTCTCATTAGCCAACATGGTTTATATTTATGGACAACCTTTGCTTCCAAAGATGCATTATTTAAGTCCTTTCACTGTTAACCAAGTTGAAAGTTTACGGTACCAAGCGATGAATATCGTTGCTACAAGGCTTGGTCGAGCCGAACCTCCTCTAAGGAAGGAAGTAGTTGAGTACATGTTGGATGTTGATTCTCATATGTGGAGCATGAGAAGAAGCAAAGCGAACTTTTTTCGCATTATGTCGCTTTTCTCTAGCGTGATCACAACAGGGAAATGGTTCAACCAAGTTTGCAATTGGAAGAATCCGGTCACTTCAGTTCTAGTTCACGTTCTGTATTTTATACTGATTCtctatccagaattgattcttccGACGATATTTCTCTACATGTTCTTGATTGGTTTATGGAACTATCGGTTTCGTCCGAGAAATCCAACTCATATGGATACTAAACTCTCTTGGGCTGAAGGAGTAAACATCGACGAACTTGATGAAGAGTTTGATACATTTCCAACTTCTAAACCTCATGATGTTGTGAGAATGAGGTACGATAGGCTTCGAAGTGTTGCGGGAAGGATTCAAACTGTTGTCGGAGACATAGCTACACAAGGAGAGAGGTTTCATTCTCTACTGAGTTGGAGAGATACAAGAGCAACTAGTCTCTTTATAGTGTTCAGCTTATGTTCCGCGGTGATTCTCTACGCAACGCCACCAAGGGTGGTGGCTCTGGCTGCTGGTTTGTACTTTTTACGACATCCGAAGTTTCGAAGCAAGATGCCTTCTGTTCCAAGCAATTTCTTCAAGAGGCTACCAGCTCAAACTGATAGCATGCTATGa
- the LOC131659518 gene encoding uncharacterized protein LOC131659518, which yields MSSLSSSSFQFPSSSLSINTTENMSRKFSSLKDINDSKETWRLAVRVVDLWSVINSKGKEHLEMVIMDASGDRIQVLIRADHTPKWKERIHENMTCIVNNGTVYDNDFQWKLYDHDKKFVFIGGTTVKEVDIHNLPPKSFYFKDFSDILADIIGVVQEINNFQYNNFGKKSFVSLNVKDLNGAIVIVLTHAMIKDSQVSNGWSGSKLLINEDIPEITEFLSKLPANEQTEKPSQSSKGMSLWSGASQFTPIESFVHKAKCISLSELCKVKQDMLCVTVGTTQKFFVSKHGWFYYGYTKCSLKAFDVNNPYKCSYGQNVEHAIPRYLVDIYVIDGESKFRFVFWDTDCADIIGKSADSIYKAMLEEGEDDPMTYPDELDTLLGKKMAFRAKVQPTFGQASVWKLSYDEEFIKEIERDYIINEESLSAYEKNDPDKVVTNTPSKGSLITLDVEDSECQPYGATQISGTKPSKKVKIESNV from the exons ATGTCATCCCTAAGTTCTTCCTCCTTCCAGTTCCCGTCTTCCTCTCTTTCAATCAATACTACTGAG AATATGAGCCGAAAATTTAGCTCCCTTAAGGACATTAACGATTCAAAGGAAACATGGAGATTGGCCGTTCGAGTTGTTGATTTATGGAGTGTTATCAACAGCAAGGGTAAGGAGCATCTGGAGATGGTTATAATGGACGCATCG GGTGATAGGATACAAGTTTTGATTCGTGCTGACCATACACCAAAATGGAAAGAACGAATACATGAAAACATGACTTGCATAGTCAACAATGGAACTGTTTATGATAACGATTTTCAGTGGAAGCTTTATGATCATGACAAGAAGTTTGTGTTTATTGGTGGTACGACTGTGAAGGAAGTTGATATTCATAACCTTCCTCCGAAAAGTTTCTATTTCAAAGACTTTTCTGATATACTTGCAG ATATTATTGGTGTTGTTCAAGAGATCAACAATTTTCAGTATAACAACTTTGGAAAAAAGTCTTTTGTTTCCCTCAATGTTAAAGACCTGAA TGGTGCTATTGTAATTGTACTAACTCATGCAATGATAAAGGATTCACAAG tCTCAAATGGATGGAGTGGATCTAAATTGCTAATTAACGAAGACATTCCAGAGATAACTGAGTTTTTATCAAA GTTACCTGCAAATGAGCAGACTGAAAAGCCTTCGCAGTCATCAAAGGGTATGTCTCTTTGGTCTGGTGCCTCTCAATTCACCCCAATTGAAAGTTTCGTCCATAAGGCCAAATGTATTTCTCTGAGTGAGCTCTGCAAGGTCAAACAG GACATGTTATGTGTTACTGTTGGAACAACTCAAAAGTTTTTTGTCTCAAAACATGGTTGGTTTTATTATGGATATACTAAATGTTCTTTAAAGGCATTTGATGTGAACAATCCATACAAATGTTCATATGGACAGAATGTTGAACATGCCATACCAAG GTATCTAGTTGACATCTATGTAATTgatggtgaatcaaaatttcgcTTTGTGTTTTGGGATACTGACTGTGCCGACATTATTGGAAAGTCTGCTGATAGTATTTATAAAGCAATGTTGGAG GAAGGTGAAGACGATCCTATGACATATCCTGATGAACTTGACACGCTTCTTGGTAAAAAAATGGCGTTCAGGGCTAAAGTTCAGCCAACATTTGGCCAAGCATCTGTTTGGAAACTTTCATATGATGAAGAATTTATCAAGGAAATTGAGAGAGATTATATTATTAATGAG GAGTCTTTGTCTGCATATGAAAAAAATGATCCTGATAAAGTTGTAACCAATACGCCGTCTAAAGGAAGTCTAATTACTCTTGATGTTGAAGATTCTGAATGTCAACCTTATGGAGCTACTCAAATTTCAGGAACGAAACCATCAAAGAAAGTGAAGATTGAATCAAATGTCTGA